A single Brassica rapa cultivar Chiifu-401-42 chromosome A04, CAAS_Brap_v3.01, whole genome shotgun sequence DNA region contains:
- the LOC103864200 gene encoding F-box/FBD/LRR-repeat protein At1g80470-like, whose protein sequence is MEKRFVKKKQSNSEINDLPDQLLCHILSFLPTRDSVRSSLLSKRWRNLWLQVPVFDLDSLQFDGDVFGFIEFVDRFLESDKNLALNRFKLIYHYEDIEDHVLEIDAPRLERMSLCDHLSQDGYTSLDQDDDDSNSKRTMIRNFLTGISTVCFMEISSDTVEEFEFGKEEWPIKLSCVPPCFVSSLKYVALSTPVTTRTSSLMKLAIYFLRNCAALKKLTLSEDFGDDIIKKIKKIPRRSRRCSIVTGWLEPQLIYRRQDVE, encoded by the exons ATGGAGAAAAggtttgtgaagaagaagcaaaGCAACTCAGAGATAAACGATTTGCCAGATCAATTGCTTTGTCACATACTCTCTTTTCTCCCGACAAGAGATTCAGTTCGAAGCAGCCTTTTGTCGAAACGTTGGAGGAATCTCTGGTTACAGGTTCCTGTTTTCGACTTGGACTCACTCCAGTTCGATGGTGATGTTTTTGGTTTCATCGAGTTCGTCGATAGATTTCTTGAATCTGACAAAAATCTAGCCTTGAATAGATTCAAGTTGATCTATCACTATGAGGATATTG AAGATCACGTTTTGGAGATCGATGCTCCAAGGCTTGAGCGTATGAGTCTTTGTGATCACTTATC GCAGGATGGTTATACATCACTCGAccaagatgatgatgattctaATTCCAAGAGGACTATGATCCGTAATTTCCTTACCGGGATATCCACAGTCTGCTTCATGGAGATCTCTTCTGATACTGTAGAG GAATTTGAGTTCGGTAAAGAGGAATGGCCAATCAAACTCTCCTGTGTGCCGCCTTGTTTCGTATCGTCCCTCAAGTATGTTGCGCTTTCGACACCAGTCACAACAAGAACATCAAGCCTGATGAAATTAGCAATATACTTTCTGAGGAATTGTGCTGCCCTGAAGAAACTGACTTTAAGCGAGGATTTTGGTGATGACATCAttaagaaaatcaaaaagaTTCCAAGAAGGTCTAGAAGGTGCAGCATTGTCACTGGTTGGCTTGAGCCACAACTTATATACCGTAGACAAGATGTAGAATGA